The region GCAGACGCTCGAGTTCGGCGAGGATCTCTTCTTCCCTCAAGTCGATCTCCTGGCATTCCAGCACCATCATCTGGCTTATCCCCAGCTTCTTACCGTTTATGAGGAATTCCTTGAAGTCGGCCGCGATGAGTTCTGCTGCGGTCTTGTCTTCTGTATGGATGCTCGCGTGGAGAAGTTCTCTGCCGTAATTCTTCAGAGAGATACCCGCAAGTTCCGCCAGTCGCGCCGCTGTCTGCCGGTCACGCTCCGTGGTCGTCGAGAGTGTCAGCAGGAGCGTATCGGAGAGGATGCCGGAAAGCAGCAGTCCCGCAATCTCCGCCGGAATATTCACCTGATAGAGAAACATCATCCCCGCCACGATCGTACAGGTGCTCCCGATCGGATCGTTATAGACATAAATCGGCGCCACGGTCGAGATGTCCCCCACCCGGTGGTGATCGATTATCTCGAGGATCTCCGCATCTTCTATGTTGTCTACGGCCTGAGACAGCTCATTGTGATCCACGAGAATCGCCTTCTTCCTCACCGGCACGAGAAGGTCTGTCCTCGTGACGATGCCGATGAGTCTGTTGTCGCTATCCGCTACGACAGCGGAGCGGTATTCCGATTCGAGGATCTTCTTCTTGAGTTCAGAGATAGGCGTATAGAGCCCCACCGTCGGGTTATCGGCACTCATGATGGCCGATACCGGTTCCGACATCGTCATGAGCTGAACCGTCGGAAAGGCCGGATGCGGGGAAGAAAGGAGCAACGTGCCCGCTTCTTCAGCGGCAGAAACAACGTCGTTGCCGACAGGCATGCCGTCCACGATAATGAGCGCCGCACACCCGGAACGGATGAGGTCCAACTGAATATCCTGCTGGTCCCCGATAATGACGACGTCGCCGGGCCGAATCCTGTTCAGGATAGTGCCCTTCTGCATCGAGGCGATCCATATCCTGCCCGTGAGGTGCCCAATCTTTCTCGAATTGCTGATGACACGGCCGTCCACCGTCTTCAGAAGGATATCGAGGTCTATCGGGGCTTCCGTGAGATCTGCAAATCCGACGCTGTCCATGTAATGCCTCGCTATATCCTTCAGCCCCACGACACCGGTGAAGCGTCCGCTGTCATTCACGACCGGTACGGACCTCACCCCCTTTTCCCTCATGAGAAGTGCGAGGGCCTGCACGGATTCCCGCTCCTGAATCGAGACTGGCTTCTTCAGATCGAGATCGCTCACGGTAGCAGCCATGCTCTCTATCTCACGGGGCACAGGCACAGAAAACCTTTCGAGCACAAAGCGCGTCTCCTCATTCACCTTGCCGGCCCGCGCAGGGGTAAAGAGATAGCGTTTGTCCGTCACGTTCTTAAAATGAGCGTACCCTATCGCCGAACAGACGGAATCGGCATCGGGATTCTTGTGGCCTATTACGTAGACGATTTTTGTCTGTTCTCCGTTCATACGGAAACTAAATCATCCCCAACAGACCGAGAAAGAAGTTGACGAGGGGCATGACAAAATAGTTCGCTATCCCGGTCGCGATGAGCAGGATCACGATGAGGAACCCGAAGGGTTCGATCCTGCTGAAAGAGCTCGCCTGTCTCTGCGGCAGCAAGCCCACGAGGACCCTCCCTCCGTCGAGAGGAGGAATCGGGATCAGGTTAAATGACGCGAGCACAACGTTCACGATTACGCTCGATCTGAGCATCAGGGCCGCAGGCACCAGGCCCTTTTCCGCAACCCCTTCAGGCAAGAGAAGGGATGCCGGCATGATGACAAACTTCAGAATGATAATACTTGCTGTCGCAAGGAGAATGTTCGTAACGGGTCCGCCTGCGGCGGATATCGCCATCCCCTGCCGCGGATTCTTGAAATTCATCGGATTAATCGGAACCGGTTTCGCGTATCCAAAGACAAACTGTCCGTTCGTAAAGACAAGGAGGAGCAGCGGCATGAGGATCGTCCCGAAGGGGTCTATGTGAGCAAGGGGATTCAGCGTGAGTCTGCCGAGCATCTTTGCCGTGGGATCACCGAGCTTGTTTGCGATAAGACCGTGGGACACCTCGTGGAACGTTATCGCGATGAGAACAGGTACCGCGGAGAGTGCGACCTGCCTTATGATGGCAGGGATATCCATCTCACCGACCCAACGGCAGACCGTCTCTCTTCGATTGCCCTATTTTCTTTTGACCACACGGATTCCTCGAACTGTCCCTCACTGACCCGCCGGATAACGGCGCCACCGGCGTTTAATATTAACGATTGTCCCGTACGATGTCAAACCTACGGCAGACCTAAACGAGTGAGCCCCTTGCCACACTCGGGCTCGAAACCCTCCAGATGAGCTCGAAGTTGCAGATGAGGACAACGGGCTCCCCCGAGCCATCTGTCATAATCTTCCCGCTGTCGTCGATCGCGAGCAGGAGGTCGTTGGACCTTAAGGACGATCCATCAAATCCGCAGTTCTTCA is a window of Thermodesulfovibrionales bacterium DNA encoding:
- a CDS encoding putative manganese-dependent inorganic diphosphatase is translated as MNGEQTKIVYVIGHKNPDADSVCSAIGYAHFKNVTDKRYLFTPARAGKVNEETRFVLERFSVPVPREIESMAATVSDLDLKKPVSIQERESVQALALLMREKGVRSVPVVNDSGRFTGVVGLKDIARHYMDSVGFADLTEAPIDLDILLKTVDGRVISNSRKIGHLTGRIWIASMQKGTILNRIRPGDVVIIGDQQDIQLDLIRSGCAALIIVDGMPVGNDVVSAAEEAGTLLLSSPHPAFPTVQLMTMSEPVSAIMSADNPTVGLYTPISELKKKILESEYRSAVVADSDNRLIGIVTRTDLLVPVRKKAILVDHNELSQAVDNIEDAEILEIIDHHRVGDISTVAPIYVYNDPIGSTCTIVAGMMFLYQVNIPAEIAGLLLSGILSDTLLLTLSTTTERDRQTAARLAELAGISLKNYGRELLHASIHTEDKTAAELIAADFKEFLINGKKLGISQMMVLECQEIDLREEEILAELERLRVVNGYDLAALLVTNPLSSSHERVLVKGETWIVEKAFHVKVQDGTCILPRVLSRKKDFIPAIGQVLSLNKGSTD
- a CDS encoding site-2 protease family protein encodes the protein MDIPAIIRQVALSAVPVLIAITFHEVSHGLIANKLGDPTAKMLGRLTLNPLAHIDPFGTILMPLLLLVFTNGQFVFGYAKPVPINPMNFKNPRQGMAISAAGGPVTNILLATASIIILKFVIMPASLLLPEGVAEKGLVPAALMLRSSVIVNVVLASFNLIPIPPLDGGRVLVGLLPQRQASSFSRIEPFGFLIVILLIATGIANYFVMPLVNFFLGLLGMI